Part of the Lolium rigidum isolate FL_2022 chromosome 6, APGP_CSIRO_Lrig_0.1, whole genome shotgun sequence genome, TGCACACCATATTCAGTGTAGCGTTGCGAGGCTGATAATTAAGGCAGTCAAGCTCTTTTTTTTAATGAAACACAGTATAGACGCATACGCTCATAAATACATATATATACTCACTGCACCTCTATGAACTCACACATATCTTACCTCTGTGAGTGTCTTCGAAAGTCTGTATCTAATTTTTTTTTAGTgaatcttgagattgacgaagtcaccaaacATGTCTTGTTAATTTTACGCCTTTCTAAGACACCAAAATCCCAAACCACTGCCCCCTCCTTACATCCAACCACATTTCATCCAACCACGGTTTGGTCTTACACAGCTGCTAACCTCATGTGATTGCGCGTAGGATTTTTGCATGAGTTAGAATTTTgtagaaaatatttttttttccgTACTTGCTTATATAATGGAGACTTCGCATGCATCGACCTATGTCACCTATGCATGCATGCAGGGGCAGGGCACAGGAATACGGAGACTTCGATTAGACACACATCATGTCAGCGACGCAACCCCCGCATATCGTCCTGCTGGTGAGCCCCGGGGCAGGGGCCGGGCACCTCCGCCCGGTGGCCGAGCTTGCTAGGCGCCTCGCCGCGGACCACGGTTTCACTGCCACGATCGTCACCTACACCAACCACTCCTCGCCGACCCAGTACTCCTCCGTCCTgtcctccctcccgccgtccatcaccaccaccgcgcTACCCGAAGTGCCCACCGACGACCTTCCGAACCACGCGCGTATCGAGACCCGCCTCATCACCGTCGTCCGTCGCACCTTGCCTCACCTCCGCGAGCTACTGCGCTCCCTCAGCGACGCCCCCGCTGGCGTGGCGGCCTTCTTGGCGGACGTGTTCTGCCCGTCGGCCCTCCAGGTCGCCGCGGAGCTCGGCATCCCCCGCTACGTCGTCTTCACCTCCAACCTCATGGCGCTCGCGTCATTTCTCTACCTCCCGGAGCAAGACAGGACCACCACCTGCGAGTACCGGGACCTCCCGGAGCCCGTCCTCCTCCCGGGGTGCGTGCCGCTGCGCGGCGCCGATCTCATCGAGCCCATCCAAGACCGCGGCAACCCTGCATACCCGCTCATGGTGGATCTTGGGCGCCAATACCTCCTCGCCGATGGCTTCATCGTCAACACGTTCGACGGCATGGAGCACGAGGCCATTAGCGCGTTCCGGGAGCTATCCGACAACGGCGTCTACCCTCCGGTTTACCCAGTGGGTCCCATTACCCGGCAGTGCTCCGAGGAGGATGCCCAGCACGGCTGCTTACGCTGGCTGGACGGCCATACAGCCGGCTCTGTATTGTACGTGTGCTTCGGCAGCGGCGGGGCGCTGTCCGTGGAGCAAACCtcggagctggcagccgggctggaGGCCAGCGGGCAAAGGTTCCTGTGGGTAGTGTGTTTCCCCAGCGACAAGGACTGCAGCGCGGGCTATCTCGACTCGCCTGCCGACAACCACGGCGATGACCCCCTGAGCTACCTGCCGGAAGGATTCGTGGAGATGACGAGCGGCAGGGGGATCGCCGTGCCGCTGTGGGCGCCGCAGGTGGAGATCCTGAACCACCCCGCCGTGGGAGGGTTCCTGTcgcactgcgggtggaactccaCGCTCGAgagcgcggcggccggcgtgCCGATGGCGGCGTGGCCGCTGTTCGCGGAGCAGAGGATGAACGCTGTGATGCTGGAAGAGAGGGCCGGGATGGCGCTGCGGCCGAAGGCAAGGGAGGGCGACGGCGTGGTTCCacaggaggaggtggcggcggccgtgAAGGAGCTGATGACAGGGGAGAAGGGAGAGACGGCAAGGTTGAAGGCGAGAGAGATGCGGGACGCCGTGGCCGTGGCGTTGGGGCCGGATGGGCCAGCTCGCAGGGCGCTGGAGGCGGTGGCCAGCAAGTGGAAGAGCACAGATGGCACGGGCGAATGAACTGAGCAAGTATGAGTGCGTGTCAAGAGTGACAAGAATTCGTGGCAAATCTGGCTCGTCCGAGGTTTGTGCTGCCGCACAACCTGCCGGTCTCCTAAAAGTATCATGTGTCAGAGAAATAATGTCCTTTTGCATTTTCTATCAAAACTCAAAATAGAGGGAACAAAATTGTCATGCTTGTGTACGTGCAGTGTTTGATAATTTTCACATACAAGATCTTAAGCTCTCTTGAAGTAATCGCTTTTGAACGTTCAGGTGCCACTCTCATATACCCTTAACACAACTCACTTCGAAAATCAAAATCAAAACAGAGGCATAAGCCGTTCAACTTATGGTAGTATTACCAACAGACCTACTTGCTTGTATGGTAGCAATTCTCAAAAAGGCTTTGTCCCATTAGGTAATGCTGCTACATCAACTGTGCCGTACCAAAATCTTCGTCTGCTAGAACAACATTACCAGGTGCTGCTTCAGACATCATTTGCACCCTGGAAATGGCATCTGCTGCAACATCTCGCGTTGCAATAGTCTCGAGTGCGCATCACTCACGTCAAAACTACACCACAGACAAAATAACCCAGCAAAACTCGTGGAGTACAAAACATTCTAGCTGTCTCATCATCGAGAGCCGCCCCGGTCGTAACATGGTAATGCTAAACCACAACACCTTGCCTAGTTCAGTGCTTCAGGGATCTAGTTCATCGCTTCTTATGCGCCCGCCACTGTCTCAGGACGTACTGGAAGACTTCTTTCAGTGTAGCTTTGCGTCCCTCCTTGTAATTCCACAGCTCTGGTACAGCACAGCGGCCACTCGGGTTGTACTCGTTAAGTTCAAGAAGCGCCTTCGTTACCAAAGCATACACTTCTTCACCATACTCTTCCTTCAGAGCATGAAGCTTCTCATCATCCTCAGAGAGAAGTTCCTACACCAAAGCAAACACGATGAGATAACAATACGTCTCCCACCCTAAAAAATGAAAGATGAACAAATAATTAATGACTTAAAAACGTGCACTCCACGGATATGCCTAAGACAATGAGCATTATCAAGTATCTTTTCCTCTAGCTTAACAAAGTGTTCATAGACGAACTGCAGAGTCTACAAATGTTGTCTGAACCACAGCTTAGCACAATATTTTGAACAGGAAATGTTTATGCATCTTATGATCAACTCAAGACATGCCTATTTCATTATATGGTAATACAGCATTGCAGAAACTATAGCAAATTTACAACAGGACCTTCCCATGCCTTTCGTAGAAGCGAATTGCAGAAAGTTCAGGAAAAACATATTACGGACAAGACCCAATATATATATCCAAGTTACCCAGCACAGAACTAAAAATGAGCACTTATAAGAGCAGAGATGATGAGAAGCTTCAGAACCAATTCTTACAGCACTTAAACGAGTCAAGAGCAGAGAACACAATATACTTGCCTAATTTAGTTAATGAAATGTCATAAACTTTTAAAATAGGAGTAGTCAGCGCACAAACAATGTGAGAGCCAAGTGAAGCTTAAGAAACATCAGGAGATTCAATGTGCATGCTGTAAGAATTCTATTGGAAAAAAGTTTGATTGCTCCACATATAGGTCCACAAGCAAATGGTAGATACACTGAAAAACGACGATTAACTATAATTGGTATAGACATGACTATCAGCTTCAGAGGAAGTCTTCATTACAAAGAAAATCAATATTATTCGATTATATTGTATAGATCTCAATCAGAAGCTGCTAACAGTAACATAAGGTCTTCACATCTAAATAGAATTGCTTCCCAATACTAAAGTAGCAAGGGGTCTATGAATCAGATGAACACTCTACAAGTACAACAAGGTAACAGATGTTTTTGTATGACATTGCATCAGTAAATCTACCTTAGGTAGTGGTATTATCAGTATACATATAGTATATGTTTAAATTTTAAGATTCAGCAATCAAGCATCCATTGAATAATTacatattttacaaaaaaaaaaagtattatGCAACCTATTTGAGCTGCTTATGGATTAATTTTAAAATATGCATGTGCTAGCTTAGATATGCAGCATGAAAGGACAAACAGGGTTCTTTAACAGAACACGGAAATGTAGCCCTTTGCTTGCTGTCAGAGGGATAGTTGTAATGCAGTAGGACTCTACTATGTATTTCCTTTGTGTTAAAATACTATCTTATCTCCTTGTTTGTACCTGTATATATATTAGCGTTGAGCCCATGGAATAGATCAATTAATATTCCACGTTTATGGGGGACCAGGGAAAGAACACACTTTTGTACTAGATGAAGAAAAAGGGCAAGGATCCAGGTTAGTAATGTTACCAAACATTTTTTAGACAGACACAAATATAACAGGTTTTCGGTAGCATAACAATATCCAGAGCAGGTCACTTACCATGAGTCTGATTTTTGTACTATGGTAATATACTTTTTCAATTGTCATCTACCAATAGCGGTCCGAAAAAAACGTATACCCTATGATACAGGGAATCATTGACTTACACCAcgatctctttttcttcttgttatGCTTCACTTTGATTTTGATTATTTGATGGAATCGTCCTCTGGGCAGAAACGTTGATAAACTTTGATCAATATATACTAGGTATTTTCCATGTTTATGATTGAtgcatgaatttcctttttcctttttacaTTAGTTTCAGAATCTAAAAGGGAGTAATTAAACTTGGTGCCTCTAATTGTCACCATGAGTTATTCATAAATAGAGATGTACATTGAAATGTTTCCAAAAAGGAAGTACAAATGACTCAATCTTACAAGTTATTATGGGGAAAAAAGTTtgtagaaaaggaaaagaaatgcatACCATTTTTTTTCCATCAACCATAACAACCCTAAAAGGGTGCCATTCTAGGTTTTCAATCTCAGCCTGCCACTTTGAACAAAGTATGGCAGCAGTAACTTCTGCATCTTCTATTGAAAATTTACTCTTGAGAGCGACTACAAATGATTTCAGATTAAGCTCGCCCATCCTTTTAATGCCAATATTTGCTCGGCCAGTTGTAATATTCTGCAAACCCTGTAGAGTATGCAACAGACCAATAATGATCCTGGATGTTATGCAAACAGTAGTGGACAAGTGCAAGTGCTCAATCAACAAGACAACTTACATATATCAGCTTCTTCCGAGCATCTTGCAGCTCCTCGTTGCTCTTCTGTTCCTTGATAAGCAGAGTACGGTGGAGCGATTCCATTCCATCCATTTCATCATACTTGTCTTGTAACTCCTCACTGAGCTCATCTATTTTCTTCTTTGATTCAGATTCTTCCTCACCTGGCATATGCTTCATTACTTCCAATTTACCCTGAAGCTGTTTTATTTCTAACTCGAGCTTCTGCTTGGCATCCAGTTGCTGCTCCAACTTGATAATCTTATCTAGAGCGGCTTGTTTCTCCAACTGCATTTCACCATTTATTCACAGTAAGACACTTATATAAATCATGTTAAAAAAATCAAGTGAAACACTATACTAGGCCTAAACCTTGTGTTTTTCCACAAGCTTGAGCACATTTTCATCAGCCCTCTGTTGCTCCAGTGTTGCCATCTTCAGGTGATTTGTTTTAACACCGTTCTGCATCCACATAACACAGCCCATAAGTTATACGCATATCCCAAAAAAGAGAAATTTACCTAACAGCGTCCAACATTTTGTCCCCAGCACCATGAACTCACTAAGTAAGAACATGTGCCCTGCATTTTACCCAAATTACCATGGTACTAAACCCTCTGCACTGTATTATTCGAAAAGACAATGTACAGTGGAAATCAAAATACAATGATAGACACCACAGATAAACAGCTATGTAAAGATCGAAGACGCACAGGAACGAGCAACCATCCTGCCTAAATGggaaagaaaaaaagagggaATAGAAAACAGAGTTCCATAATTCTGTATGAGATAAAGTCATAACAGAAACAAGACATTGCAGACCTTTTCCTTCTCGTGCTCAAGTTTCCTTCTATCAGAGACACTACGGGCAGCTAACTCGTCGAGCTGCTTGGATCTTGAGTCAAGGTCCTGCATCTTGGATTCCAGTTCTGAACGTCGCTTTTGATTCTCATCAATTATCCTCTGTGAATGGGCACGAGCAATTTGCTGCATCCTGTGTATTTCTGGTAAAAGAGTCAGTTCAAAAGAACATTAAATAAATGAGATCCAAACATGTTAAAAAGGATAGAAATGCATATGCTGATAGTTATACCATTGCAGAACATATAAATGGCAAGAGATCAACACAAACCTTCAGTGTATTCACGGAGgatctgatccttttgctccatcATCATGTCAAGTGTGGTGGTCGTCTCATTGTACTTGCATTTAAGTTCTTCCACGTGCCTTCTCTTTAGCTCAATCTCGCCAGCTAGATTAGCTACCAGTTTGTCGGTTTTGCGTGTTTCTTCATCCTCAACATCAGAGATAGTTTTCAAGTCACCATTTTTTTGAAGATATTCTCCGATTGGCCCTGGAGACTTCTGATCATCAGCTCTTGCAATCCAACCAAACATCTCTGATCCTCGATGCTTGCGCATCTTCCAATCCAGCTTGCCATATCCTTCTGACTCAAAGTGATTTTCAAAGGCAAGCGCGCTATTGAAGCCAATCCAGTCTTTTCCAAATTCAACAATAGCATTCCCTGTGTGGCCTCTATAATTCCACAAAGGAATAACCTTCTGAGGGCAAAAGCACGAGAGCCTCTCCTTCAACCGGTTCCCACTCTCTCCAACATGGCGCCCATTTTTCCATTCAGTAGGTACATTGACCAGAACACCCATCCAGGGCCAGACGAACTGGTCATCTCTATTCTGAACATGCTGAGGATCCATAGACGTTAGCTTGGACTGGCGGGTCACGTTGTCTCTCCCCTGCCGATAAGCTGCGGAACCTACTCCAGTTGTATGCTGCTGAAATAGGCTATCCGCACTCTGATTTCTTTCCCCAGAAGCTCTTTCCTTGTGAAACCTACTGACATGGAAAAACAAAAAACACTAAGGGCCTGTTCGGGAATCATAAAAAAAACCTACACCTGTAAATCACATATTCTGTATTGTGCTATATAATTAGTAAACCAAATAATCTTAAACAACCGTTTTTGTGCACAAGGGAAATTTTGCAGGGAAATCTGGTACAGTGGATCAATTTCATTCACTAGATCGGCTCTGAAAACTGAACTAGCGCAACCAACCAATTTCATCCACTGGGCCGACTGGTCATTTTCATTCGGTAAATCGTCTGAACACTGAACTTAACCATGAAGTAGCTGAGGTAATTTGATTTTCACTATAGTGGGCTGAAGTAGAGCGAAACATAATCAAGAAAGCACAAGACCAAAACATTGATAATCTTTCCAATAAAGTTTGAAGAGCCTTCTGAGTCATACAGATGAAAGCACCAGCTGACAGATAACAACCGGCACATGAAAGCACCAACGTGATAGGTTGCAACTTGTTCTGAACAGTGGTCATATCAAAgatacaatatcatcaaagtcaaTTGCATATAAGCTTTCCAATATTGTCAAAACAATCCATCGTATATGCCTCAGACACGCATTTAAACTTCATGAAAGTTCAAAATCTGTGATCGAAAATAACACCTCATAATTCGTATCCTATCCAATGAGATGATCATTCATATATGTGCAGGTTAGCTGGCGAGATGAAAGTACTGGTACCGTAGTGCAGGAACGTACGGATAGCTCACAGGACTAACTAGCCTGTACAAAAACTGGAGCTAGTAGTTAACAAAGTGCACAGAACCATATCAGAAGGAGCCAAATAAACACACCATTGATCAAACTTAATGATTATTTATTCATCATATGCATGCCCAAAGCAGCATAACTTAACTGTCGAACCCATTTTTTAAGAGTGTCGAGTTATGTGGTCATTTTTTAAGGCTAGTTagtagcattgaagcaacacacaaTAATATGCATCATAAATGCAGCTTGCAGTTTTTCATTTCTATAAGATGACAGACAGCATATACAATTAACAGATTCCAGATATATCGAAGCTATATAGCAACTAAGCAACATGAAACAGCATATTTCCATTTCTTAAAATATAAATAATAGTGTTCATTTCCGAAGTATCCACACAGACAAGCATGCAGATGTGAACTCAGATGCCAAAGCTCTTATCAGAAGTAGCCAAATAAACACGCCATTGATGAAACTTAATGATTAATTATTCAGCATATGCATGCCCAAAGCAGCATAACTTAACTGCCGAACCCATTCTTTAAGAGTGTAGATTTGATTCCGATATGTCTTCGAGTTATGTGGTCAGTTTTATCTAGAAAAACAAtatagcattgaagcaacaccacAATAATATGCATCATAAATGCATCTTGCAGTTTTCCGTTGCTACAAGATGACAGGGAGCATATACAATTAACAGATTCCAGATATATCGAAGCTATACAGCAACTGAGCAACACGAAACAGCATATTTCCATTTGTCAGAAAATAAAGAGTAGTGTTCATTTCCGAAGTATCCACATAGACAAGCATGCAGATGTGAACTCAGATGCCAAATCTCTTAAAAAATGTTGAATTCATAGATATTCTAGTCCAGCTCTGTCCACGTGCAACAGAAGCCAAAGCCTGTCTACGTCTAAGTCAACTAGAAAAATAAGTTTTGCATCCATGTAATTAACCATGTGGACAAGGAAAATTGCCAACCCACAGGAGCTGCCGCTGCTATTAGTTCACAGAACCTCGCAGATCTGAAGTTTGCTTCGCTAAGATACTGCGACCACGGATATGTACTGTGGCCGAAGTACATACTGGACGCTAATAATCAGTGAATCCAGACTCTGCGCGCGCCTTGTGCCTAGCCAAGTCCTAACCATCTTGAGATAGCAAACTCGTAGTACGTTTCGTCCCAGTCGTCTTCACGCTGCCACGAGGCACATGGTTCAAGCGCACAAGCAATAATCGCAGAGCGGAGCACGAGTACGGGCATACAAAATCATCGTCAGAGCAGCACCTATCGCTACCATCGTGGCCTCGTGGGTACGGAAAATTCG contains:
- the LOC124667899 gene encoding hydroquinone glucosyltransferase-like; the protein is MSATQPPHIVLLVSPGAGAGHLRPVAELARRLAADHGFTATIVTYTNHSSPTQYSSVLSSLPPSITTTALPEVPTDDLPNHARIETRLITVVRRTLPHLRELLRSLSDAPAGVAAFLADVFCPSALQVAAELGIPRYVVFTSNLMALASFLYLPEQDRTTTCEYRDLPEPVLLPGCVPLRGADLIEPIQDRGNPAYPLMVDLGRQYLLADGFIVNTFDGMEHEAISAFRELSDNGVYPPVYPVGPITRQCSEEDAQHGCLRWLDGHTAGSVLYVCFGSGGALSVEQTSELAAGLEASGQRFLWVVCFPSDKDCSAGYLDSPADNHGDDPLSYLPEGFVEMTSGRGIAVPLWAPQVEILNHPAVGGFLSHCGWNSTLESAAAGVPMAAWPLFAEQRMNAVMLEERAGMALRPKAREGDGVVPQEEVAAAVKELMTGEKGETARLKAREMRDAVAVALGPDGPARRALEAVASKWKSTDGTGE
- the LOC124663243 gene encoding factor of DNA methylation 1-like; amino-acid sequence: MYTSDSEAPDGFHKERASGERNQSADSLFQQHTTGVGSAAYRQGRDNVTRQSKLTSMDPQHVQNRDDQFVWPWMGVLVNVPTEWKNGRHVGESGNRLKERLSCFCPQKVIPLWNYRGHTGNAIVEFGKDWIGFNSALAFENHFESEGYGKLDWKMRKHRGSEMFGWIARADDQKSPGPIGEYLQKNGDLKTISDVEDEETRKTDKLVANLAGEIELKRRHVEELKCKYNETTTTLDMMMEQKDQILREYTEEIHRMQQIARAHSQRIIDENQKRRSELESKMQDLDSRSKQLDELAARSVSDRRKLEHEKEKNGVKTNHLKMATLEQQRADENVLKLVEKHKLEKQAALDKIIKLEQQLDAKQKLELEIKQLQGKLEVMKHMPGEEESESKKKIDELSEELQDKYDEMDGMESLHRTLLIKEQKSNEELQDARKKLIYGLQNITTGRANIGIKRMGELNLKSFVVALKSKFSIEDAEVTAAILCSKWQAEIENLEWHPFRVVMVDGKKMELLSEDDEKLHALKEEYGEEVYALVTKALLELNEYNPSGRCAVPELWNYKEGRKATLKEVFQYVLRQWRAHKKR